A stretch of the Drosophila sulfurigaster albostrigata strain 15112-1811.04 chromosome 2L, ASM2355843v2, whole genome shotgun sequence genome encodes the following:
- the LOC133846424 gene encoding tubulin-specific chaperone C yields the protein MDNQSDNNDVLDASARKDFMLERLNKRNKDRQNYLDVKLEQRNKETLHNEGVDFFAQTFGQRSYDIEQRIQRLQLESGDAPPPDLAQHFAEITMQIQELQRYLTTSTMFLSDFKIKSCQHMLNALTSASDEARQRLLPKKKFGFSGKKLAAKQQQKPLQPKVDVVDKSPAKTFNWTIANESNAHIVLHGTQVNGLDITISNVHKCFIELQGHPGSVQISNASQCTLLCGPVARSFFAEQLERCTVAIACQQLRLHSSHATRIYLHVTCRAIIEDCRRIDIDVYNYDYPELEADYAASGLNKSQNNYTDVADFNWLSPDVASPNWTLLKDHAAPNWSALRRDFLSSVSKDDAALI from the coding sequence ATGGATAATCAAAGTGACAATAACGATGTGCTGGATGCGAGTGCTCGCAAAGATTTCATGCTGGAGCGCCTGAACAAACGCAACAAAGATCGTCAAAACTATTTGGACGTGAAATTGGAGCAGCGCAACAAGGAGACGCTGCACAACGAAGGAGTCGACTTTTTTGCCCAGACCTTTGGACAACGCTCCTATGACATTGAGCAGCGTATTCAGCGCCTGCAGCTGGAAAGCGGCGATGCACCGCCGCCTGATCTCGCCCAGCACTTTGCTGAGATTACGATGCAAATTCAGGAGTTGCAACGCTATTTGACCACATCGACGATGTTTCTGTCGGATTTCAAGATTAAATCGTGTCAGCACATGTTGAATGCATTGACATCGGCCAGCGATGAGGCCCGACAGCGACTGCTGCCCAAAAAGAAGTTTGGCTTCAGTGGAAAGAAGCTGGcagcgaaacaacaacagaagccaCTGCAACCCAAAGTAGATGTAGTGGACAAGTCGCCAGCGAAGACATTTAACTGGACAATTGCCAACGAATCCAACGCACACATTGTACTCCATGGCACGCAGGTCAATGGCCTCGATATAACCATTTCCAATGTCCACAAATGCTTCATTGAGCTGCAGGGACATCCCGGCTCCGTGCAGATCTCGAATGCTAGTCAATGTACGCTGTTGTGTGGGCCGGTGGCACGTTCGTTCTTTGCCGAGCAGCTCGAACGTTGCACGGTTGCCATCGCTTGCCAGCAGCTGCGTCTGCATTCATCGCATGCCACACGTATATATTTGCATGTCACGTGTCGCGCCATCATCGAGGATTGCCGGCGCATCGACATCGATGTCTACAACTATGATTATCCCGAATTGGAGGCGGATTACGCTGCCTCTGGGTTGAATAAGTCGCAGAATAATTACACAGATGTGGCAGACTTTAATTGGCTGTCGCCGGATGTGGCGTCGCCCAATTGGACGCTGCTCAAAGATCATGCGGCGCCTAATTGGAGTGCGTTACGTCGTGATTTTTTGAGCAGTGTGTCAAAGGATGATGCTGCATTGATATAG
- the LOC133850733 gene encoding zinc finger protein 91-like isoform X2 — protein MSAILDISCIKEEPRREEETEPNYGIEIDIGPVKIETGTSKEVLSTAKRKPNQCPHCPRFFEMRAELEIHLQIHTSNLLYKCSYCPNSFSHKSVYTMHMFGHTGEFPYQCPQCESGFIRQQEFKKHMQMHKRKSRLQAPPSPVKKAPFKQVPSTKKLNFTLKCPHCPLSLKNNEELAKHLQIHGDGRIRKESYLWRNSLHCPHCPRDCMSSQELSQHLQTHRQRGHNKTLQCTRCPRSFKSSDELAIHLQIHSDRLSHKCPYCPSSFSHKTIYLAHLCEHTGAFPYKCYKCTQGFMKKYELKKHSMSHYEVTNNERQINDPCIKMRQSNQELEKRMLEMEDQKKRKTENQELGRKSNYRNKLQNKSELIDLRFIKKEQIEEDTPFKAAENKEKQAEAMEGVTKDKVQSALKHDETKKQLGNQADGSEQLTEDPLKEESGKDEPLREVPCKEEPLEEDCLSEDPLKEETWQELPLKEEPMKPQLSKQELEKEASIQKAPGEQTLRQHENRQMRRRPYKCELCSMSFTQLNNLNVHRRKHSKNKIQV, from the exons ATGAGTGCAATATTGGATATAAGCTGCATTAAAGAGGAGCCGCGGCGAGAGGAGGAGACGGAACCAAACTATggcattgaaattgatattgGACCAGTGAAAATTGAAACCGGGACGTCCAAAGAAGTCTTGAGCACTGCCAAAAGGAAACCCAATCAGTGTCCCCATTGTCCACGATTTTTTGAGATGCGCGCCGAACTCGAGATACACCTGCAAATCCACACCAGTAATCTGCTATACAAGTGCAGCTACTGTCCAAACAGTTTCTCCCACAAATCCGTCTACACGATGCATATGTTTGGACACACTGGCGAGTTTCCCTATCAGTGCCCTCAGTGCGAAAGCGGATTTATTCGACAACAAGAATTCAAGAAGCATATGCAGATGCACAAGCGGAAGTCCAGACTGCAGGCACCACCAAGTCCCGTGAAGAAGGCTCCCTTCAAGCAAGTTCCCAGTACAAAGAAGTTGAACTTTACGTTAAAGTGTCCGCATTGTCCACTAAGTCTCAAGAATAACGAGGAGCTCGCAAAGCATTTGCAAATTCACGGCGATGGACGCATACGCAAGGAAAGCTATTTGTGGCGCAATTCTCTGCATTGTCCACACTGTCCACGCGACTGCATGAGCAGCCAGGAATTATCCCAGCATCTGCAAACTCACAGGCAAAGAGGACACAATAAGACGTTGCAGTGTACGCGTTGTCCACGCAGTTTTAAGAGTTCCGATGAGTTGGCCATTCACCTGCAGATCCACAGTGATAGATTGTCGCACAAGTGTCCGTATTGTCCCAGCAGCTTCTCGCATAAAACGATTTACTTGGCACATCTTTGCGAACACACAGGCGCCTTTCCTTACAAGTGCTACAAGTGCACGCAGGGATTCATGAAGAAATACGAGCTAAAGAAACACTCTATGAGTCATTATGAAGTTACTAACAATGAGAGGCAAATTAATGACCCTTGCATTAAAATGAGACAGAGCAACCAGGAGTTAGAGAAGCGAATGTTGGAGATGGAAGACCAGAAGAAGCGAAAGACGGAGAACCAAGAGTTGGGGCGAAAATCCAATTATcgcaataaattgcaaaataaatcagAGCTTATAGACTTGAGATTCATCAAAAAAGAGCAAATAGAGGAGGATACGCCTTTTAAAGCTGCcgaaaacaaagaaaagcaaGCAGAAGCTATGGAGGGAGTAACAAAAGACAAGGTGCAAAGTGCTTTGAAGCATGATGAGACTAAAAAGCAGCTGGGCAATCAAGCTGATGGAAGCGAACAACTCACGGAGGATCCTCTAAAAGAAGAGTCTGGAAAAGACGAACCTCTGAGGGAAGTACCTTGTAAAGAAGAACCGCTGGAAGAAGATTGTCTATCTGAAGATCCTCTGAAAGAAGAAACTTGGCAGGAACTACCTCTAAAGGAAGAACCTATGAAGCCACAACTTTCGAAGCAAGAACTTGAAAAAGAAGCTAGCATACAGAAAGCTCCAGGAGAACAAACATTAAGGCAACATGAAAA TCGACAGATGCGTCGGCGTCCTTACAAATGCGAACTCTGCTCCATGAGTTTTACCCAGCTCAACAATCTCAATGTGCATCGACGCAAGcactcaaaaaataaaatacaagtatAG
- the LOC133850733 gene encoding zinc finger protein 271-like isoform X1: protein MSAILDISCIKEEPRREEETEPNYGIEIDIGPVKIETGTSKEVLSTAKRKPNQCPHCPRFFEMRAELEIHLQIHTSNLLYKCSYCPNSFSHKSVYTMHMFGHTGEFPYQCPQCESGFIRQQEFKKHMQMHKRKSRLQAPPSPVKKAPFKQVPSTKKLNFTLKCPHCPLSLKNNEELAKHLQIHGDGRIRKESYLWRNSLHCPHCPRDCMSSQELSQHLQTHRQRGHNKTLQCTRCPRSFKSSDELAIHLQIHSDRLSHKCPYCPSSFSHKTIYLAHLCEHTGAFPYKCYKCTQGFMKKYELKKHSMSHYEVTNNERQINDPCIKMRQSNQELEKRMLEMEDQKKRKTENQELGRKSNYRNKLQNKSELIDLRFIKKEQIEEDTPFKAAENKEKQAEAMEGVTKDKVQSALKHDETKKQLGNQADGSEQLTEDPLKEESGKDEPLREVPCKEEPLEEDCLSEDPLKEETWQELPLKEEPMKPQLSKQELEKEASIQKAPGEQTLRQHENYNLHSSRQMRRRPYKCELCSMSFTQLNNLNVHRRKHSKNKIQV, encoded by the exons ATGAGTGCAATATTGGATATAAGCTGCATTAAAGAGGAGCCGCGGCGAGAGGAGGAGACGGAACCAAACTATggcattgaaattgatattgGACCAGTGAAAATTGAAACCGGGACGTCCAAAGAAGTCTTGAGCACTGCCAAAAGGAAACCCAATCAGTGTCCCCATTGTCCACGATTTTTTGAGATGCGCGCCGAACTCGAGATACACCTGCAAATCCACACCAGTAATCTGCTATACAAGTGCAGCTACTGTCCAAACAGTTTCTCCCACAAATCCGTCTACACGATGCATATGTTTGGACACACTGGCGAGTTTCCCTATCAGTGCCCTCAGTGCGAAAGCGGATTTATTCGACAACAAGAATTCAAGAAGCATATGCAGATGCACAAGCGGAAGTCCAGACTGCAGGCACCACCAAGTCCCGTGAAGAAGGCTCCCTTCAAGCAAGTTCCCAGTACAAAGAAGTTGAACTTTACGTTAAAGTGTCCGCATTGTCCACTAAGTCTCAAGAATAACGAGGAGCTCGCAAAGCATTTGCAAATTCACGGCGATGGACGCATACGCAAGGAAAGCTATTTGTGGCGCAATTCTCTGCATTGTCCACACTGTCCACGCGACTGCATGAGCAGCCAGGAATTATCCCAGCATCTGCAAACTCACAGGCAAAGAGGACACAATAAGACGTTGCAGTGTACGCGTTGTCCACGCAGTTTTAAGAGTTCCGATGAGTTGGCCATTCACCTGCAGATCCACAGTGATAGATTGTCGCACAAGTGTCCGTATTGTCCCAGCAGCTTCTCGCATAAAACGATTTACTTGGCACATCTTTGCGAACACACAGGCGCCTTTCCTTACAAGTGCTACAAGTGCACGCAGGGATTCATGAAGAAATACGAGCTAAAGAAACACTCTATGAGTCATTATGAAGTTACTAACAATGAGAGGCAAATTAATGACCCTTGCATTAAAATGAGACAGAGCAACCAGGAGTTAGAGAAGCGAATGTTGGAGATGGAAGACCAGAAGAAGCGAAAGACGGAGAACCAAGAGTTGGGGCGAAAATCCAATTATcgcaataaattgcaaaataaatcagAGCTTATAGACTTGAGATTCATCAAAAAAGAGCAAATAGAGGAGGATACGCCTTTTAAAGCTGCcgaaaacaaagaaaagcaaGCAGAAGCTATGGAGGGAGTAACAAAAGACAAGGTGCAAAGTGCTTTGAAGCATGATGAGACTAAAAAGCAGCTGGGCAATCAAGCTGATGGAAGCGAACAACTCACGGAGGATCCTCTAAAAGAAGAGTCTGGAAAAGACGAACCTCTGAGGGAAGTACCTTGTAAAGAAGAACCGCTGGAAGAAGATTGTCTATCTGAAGATCCTCTGAAAGAAGAAACTTGGCAGGAACTACCTCTAAAGGAAGAACCTATGAAGCCACAACTTTCGAAGCAAGAACTTGAAAAAGAAGCTAGCATACAGAAAGCTCCAGGAGAACAAACATTAAGGCAACATGAAAA CTACAATTTACACTCTAGTCGACAGATGCGTCGGCGTCCTTACAAATGCGAACTCTGCTCCATGAGTTTTACCCAGCTCAACAATCTCAATGTGCATCGACGCAAGcactcaaaaaataaaatacaagtatAG